One Setaria viridis chromosome 5, Setaria_viridis_v4.0, whole genome shotgun sequence genomic region harbors:
- the LOC117856165 gene encoding uncharacterized protein, with protein sequence MEGVERRSKRAREEGPLLFGVQLIKQDGKEDELVEAEAEVEAAPQGAEAIVVSSETPAKPPAAVQVDKGRLYCSLCSSLLKPPIYQCAVGHIACCRCRVKLPDSGCRTCRGGGGGDGAAPASSYAHCPGLDHFFADLRVPCRYAEYGCESFVPYFRSDEHRDACGHAPCHCPEPGCYLICSPTALAAHLAGEHSWPVDEIAYGTPRMLAVPVPPPPAPAPAPARHVRLLRGDDASVFAVAAGPLGGGAAVSVVLVRADSPAHPRLACTFCAKPPPESAAAGLEEGSCCFFATMPVRSSALADGDGVALEKELYFAVPGEMLCEGSRELLVSVRIDRSCGPEPASEDYKMVAQN encoded by the exons ATGGAGGGCGTCGAGCGCCGCAGCAAGAGGGCAAGGGAAGAAGGGCCGCTGCTGTTCGGCGTCCAGCTGATCAAGCAAGATGGAAAAGAAGACGAACTGgtcgaagccgaagccgaagtcgaAGCAGCACCACAAGGTGCAGAAGCAATCGTTGTTTCATCTGAAACCCCGGCGAAGCCACCGGCAGCCGTTCAGGTGGACAAGGGCCGGCTCTACTGCTCGCTGTGCTCCTCCTTGCTGAAGCCTCCCATCTACCAG TGCGCGGTGGGGCACATCgcgtgctgccgctgccgcgtcAAGCTCCCGGACAGCGGCTGCCGCacgtgccgcggcggcggcggcggagacggcgccgcccccgcctcctcctacGCGCACTGCCCCGGGCTGGACCACTTCTTCGCCGACCTCCGCGTGCCGTGCCGCTACGCGGAGTACGGCTGCGAGAGCTTCGTCCCCTACTTCCGCAGCGACGAGCACCGCGACGCGTGCGGGCACGCCCCGTGCCACTGCCCGGAGCCCGGCTGCTACCTCATCTGCTCGCCCACGGCGCTCGCcgcccacctcgccggcgagcaCTCCTGGCCCGTCGACGAGATAGCCTACGGCACGCCTCGCATGCTCGCCGTCCcggtgcccccgccgccggcgcctgccCCAGCGCCGGCGCGGCACGTGCGGCTGCTGCGCGGTGACGACGCGTCCGTGTTCGCGGTGGCCGCGGGCccgctgggcggcggcgcggcggtgtcAGTGGTGCTGGTCCGGGCCGACTCCCCCGCGCACCCGCGGCTCGCGTGCACGTTCTGCGCGAAGCCGCCCccggagtcggcggcggcgggcctcgAGGAGGGGAGCTGCTGCTTCTTCGCGACCATGCCGGTGAGGAGCAGCGCgctggccgacggcgacggcgtcgcGCTGGAGAAGGAGCTCTACTTCGCCGTGCCCGGGGAGATGCTGTGCGAAGGCAGCAGGGAGCTGCTCGTCTCTGTCCGCATCGATCGGTCGTGCGGACCTGAACCTGCATCAGAGGACTACAAAATGGTAGCTCAGAACTGA
- the LOC117858349 gene encoding uncharacterized protein, with product MSEQQKRVSTPENGHGGKRPRALASPDGGVKQERRGQAEASQGGEGEGAVVAVQAMDDPQISVRISVARLHCNACLVPLKPPTFKCEAGHVVCSTCRGRHGQGCAGAGAYAACVELDDIVRDAKVPCAYEEYGCTSWVVYHKVVDHHRTCRWGPCFCPDSSCELYASPARLAEHFAAHHAWPVAKIAYGKPCKLAVPGPQGRQVLVGEGDGCVFLVSPCALGAATAVSLVCVRAGGDAVAGAPQFRCKLWVEVEGNKENLALVTSMVASSNLSGGFVAAEQGMFLAVPPELLHDESGEAPALMVRIDRAGAAAAAASARSPSATPPSKLPKRLQ from the exons ATGTCTGAGCAGCAGAAGAGGGTTTCCACGCCGGAGAACGGCCACGGCGGCAAGAGGCCGAGGGCGCTGGCCTCACCGGACGGCGGGGTCAAGCAGGAGCGGCGAGGGCAAGCGGAGGCGAGCCAgggcggcgagggagagggagccGTGGTGGCCGTGCAGGCCATGGACGATCCGCAGATCAGCGTCAGGATCTCCGTCGCCCGTCTCCACTGCAACGCCTGCCTCGTCCCTCTCAAGCCCCCCACCTTCAAG TGCGAGGCAGGGCACGTCGTGTGCTCCACCTGCCGTGGCAGACACGGCCAgggctgcgccggcgccggcgcctacGCCGCCTGCGTCGAGCTGGACGACATCGTGCGCGACGCCAAGGTGCCCTGCGCCTACGAGGAGTACGGGTGCACGAGCTGGGTCGTCTACCACAAGGTGGTGGACCATCACCGCACCTGCCGCTGGGGGCCCTGCTTCTGCCCGGACTCCAGCTGCGAGCTCTACGCCTCGCCGGCGAGGCTGGCCGAGCACTTCGCCGCCCACCACGCCTGGCCCGTCGCCAAGATCGCCTACGGGAAGCCGTGCAAGCTCGCCGTCCCGGGGCCCCAGGGCAGGCAGGTCCTCGTCGGCGAGGGCGACGGGTGCGTGTTCCTGGTGTCCCCGTGCGCGCTCGGCGCGGCCACGGCCGTGTCGCTGGTGTGCGtgagggcgggcggcgacgcggtGGCGGGGGCGCCCCAGTTCCGCTGCAAGCTCTGGGTGGAGGTCGAGGGCAACAAGGAGAACCTGGCGCTGGTCACGTCCATGGTGGCCAGCAGCAACCTGTCCGGCGGGTtcgtggcggcggagcagggcaTGTTCCTGGCGGTGCCGCCGGAGCTGCTTCACGACGAGTCCGGCGAGGCGCCCGCCCTCATGGTCCGCATCGACAGGGCCGGcgcagccgctgccgctgccagtGCCAGGTCCCCGtccgccacgccgccgtcgaagcTCCCCAAGAGGCTGCAGTAA
- the LOC117858494 gene encoding uncharacterized protein has product MEAGKASPTELLAPPPPPESVKRSGKRARDGPLLFGTQLIKHEGKDDELVEAAPQGAEAIVPSESPEKQPPTAVQVDKAKLYCSLCACELTPPIYQCAVGHLACCSCRVKLPGRRCRTCRYRGTAFSAYAHCPGLDLFFGDLRVPCDFDEYGCRAFVPYFLSANHKGTCEHAPCHCPEPGCFLLCSPRALAAHLVADHYWAVYDLAYGTPLPLAVPVPAAAAMASGSPVPAPARDLRLLRGDDASQFLMAVGPLGDGAAVSVVLVRAMANPPAFPRYTCTFYANPPPRAADLQGGYFFATVPVRSSALADGAGAAPEKELYFAVPREMLCGGNRELLLSVRIDRSTGAEPPVEDKKMIIES; this is encoded by the exons ATGGAGGCAGGAAAGGCTAGTCCGACCGAgctgctcgcgccgccgccgccgccggagagcgTCAAGCGCAGCGGCAAGAGGGCAAGGGACGGGCCGCTGCTGTTCGGTACCCAACTGATCAAGCACGAAGGGAAAGACGACGAACTGGTTGAAGCCGCACCACAAggagcggaagcaatcgtcccATCGGAGTCGCCGGAGAAGCAGCCGCCGACGGCGGTTCAGGTGGACAAGGCCAAGCTCTACTGCTCGCTGTGCGCCTGCGAGTTGACGCCACCCATCTACCAG TGCGCCGTGGGGCATCTGGCGTGCTGCAGCTGCCGCGTGAAGCTCCCGGGCCGCCGGTGCCGGACCTGCCGCTACCGCGGCACGGCCTTCTCCGCCTACGCGCACTGCCCCGGCCTCGACCTCTTCTTCGGCGACCTCCGCGTGCCGTGCGACTTCGACGAGTACGGCTGCAGGGCCTTCGTCCCCTACTTCCTCAGCGCCAACCACAAGGGCACCTGCGAGCACGCCCCCTGCCACTGCCCGGAGCCCggctgcttcctcctctgctcgccgcgggcgctcgccgcccacctcgtcgccgaccACTACTGGGCCGTCTACGACCTCGCCTACGGCACGCCCCTCCCGCTCGCCGTCCCtgtgcccgcggcggcggcgatggcttcGGGGTCACCGGTCCCTGCCCCGGCGCGGGACCTCCGGCTGCTGCGCGGGGACGATGCGTCGCAGTTCCTGATGGCCGTGGGCCCGctgggcgacggcgcggcggtgtCGGTGGTGCTCGTCCGGGCCATGGCCAACCCGCCGGCGTTCCCGCGGTACACGTGCACGTTCTACGCGAACCCGCCCCCGCGCGCGGCGGACCTCCAGGGCGGGTACTTCTTCGCGACCGTGCCGGTGAGGAGCAGCGCGCtggccgacggcgccggcgccgcgccggagaAGGAGCTGTACTTCGCCGTGCCCAGGGAGATGCTGTGCGGGGGCAACAGGGAGCTGCTCCTCTCCGTCCGGATCGATCGCTCGACGGGAGCTGAACCTCCTGTCGAAGACAAGAAGATGATCATTGAAAGCTGA